One Epinephelus fuscoguttatus linkage group LG10, E.fuscoguttatus.final_Chr_v1 genomic window carries:
- the zmat3 gene encoding zinc finger matrin-type protein 3, which translates to MMALQLKNGDAAYYQSADYCRNYTSPPVSYGDSNHYLARLPGPETMLKPPLSLFSHPQQPFHHMDSLHQLGPPPMAPTQPLGPPPLAPAQAMGPPTMAPTQTLGPPPMTATHTLRHPPITPPHSLGPPPMAPAQPLGPPPMAHTLGPPPVDHTQAIVPPTMDLIQPLGPPPLNPAQALVPPPVVAPGAGRFPLPPSPMSSPPAPGPDPSHLPPRPPGPALIPAPMSCLIPGPLPGQAAPASEQPQDEGSLLGMEEQEDSLGLGELCKPLYCKLCNVTLNSAQQAQAHYQGKNHSKKLRNFYAGSQQPPAIRIPEVVEAAGQTSLSSGSNDSDAGRQAQYKGATRVILATENDYCKLCDASFSSLAVAQAHYQGKNHAKKLRLAEAQQNSNNMEGSSETAPRRNRKDGSEYRLVKNRRSPQLPASMPGPYYNPRPRQRIPRDLAMCVTPSGQFYCSMCNCGAEQETDFRQHLESKQHKAKVSELRYRHEMENLGYS; encoded by the exons GCCCGGAGACCATGTTGAAACCTCCCCTGAGTCTCTTCAGCCATCCCCAGCAGCCTTTCCACCACATGGACTCTCTGCACCAGCTGGGACCTCCGCCAATGGCGCCTACGCAGCCTCTCGGTCCACCACCTCTTGCCCCTGCTCAGGCAATGGGACCCCCAACTATGGCTCCCACCCAGACTCTAGGCCCCCCTCCCATGACTGCTACTCACACGTTAAGACACCCACCCATTACCCCACCACACAGCTTAGGCCCCCCTCCAATGGCCCCAGCTCAGCCACTAGGGCCTCCACCAATGGCACACACCTTGGGGCCCCCACCTGTTGATCACACACAAGCTATAGTGCCTCCAACCATGGACCTCATACAACCGTTGGGGCCTCCACCTCTGAACCCTGCCCAAGCACTGGTGCCCCCACCTGTAGTCGCGCCCGGAGCCGGCCGATTCCCCCTCCCTCCCAGCCCCATGTCCTCCCCTCCTGCTCCAGGCCCTGACCCTTCACACCTCCCCCCAAGACCCCCAGGACCAGCTCTAATTCCAGCCCCGATGTCCTGCCTCATCCCTGGTCCTCTGCCGGGTCAGGCTGCCCCAGCAAGCGAGCAGCCCCAGGATGAGGGCTCTCTGCTGGGGATGGAGGAGCAGGAAGACTCTCTGGGGTTGGGGGAACTGTGTAAACCACTGTACTGTAAACTCTGCAACGTTACCCTCAACTCTGCTCAGCAGGCACAAGCTCACTACCAG GGGAAGAACCACAGTAAAAAGTTAAGAAATTTCTACGCTGGCAGTCAACAGCCTCCAGCCATCAGAATCCCAGAAGTCGTCGAGGCAGCTGGCCAGACATCCCTCAGCTCAGGATCAAACGACAGTGACGCAGGCAGGCAG GCGCAGTACAAGGGGGCGACCCGGGTCATCTTGGCCACAGAGAATGACTATTGTAAGCTGTGTGACGCCTCCTTCAGTTCACTGGCAGTGGCACAGGCCCACTACCAGGGCAAGAACCATGCCAAGAAACTACGGCTCGCTGAGGCCCAACAGAACTCCAATAACAT GGAAGGCAGCAGCGAGACAGCCCCAAGAAGAAACAGGAAAGATGGCAGCGAGTACAGACTGGTGAAAAACCGCCGCAGCCCACAGCTACCTGCTTCCATGCCag GGCCGTACTACAACCCTAGACCGAGGCAGCGCATCCCCAGGGACTTGGCCATGTGTGTGACTCCCAGCGGACAGTTCTACTGCTCCATGTGCAACTGTGGAGCCGAGCAGGAGACGGACTTCAGGCAGCATCTTGAAAGCAAGCAGCACAAAGCAAAAGTGTCAGAGTTAAGATACCGCCATGAGATGGAGAACCTCGGCTACAGCTAA
- the LOC125896380 gene encoding E3 ubiquitin-protein ligase RNF14-like yields the protein MSADREEQEDELLALQSIFDSEEFVRDESKCAGEIRVCVELPAGFTVTLKEGESLRRYDISFLPPLLLTFDLPEDYPSSSPPSFTLTCSWLTHTQLSALSAQLTDLYQATRGTVVLFSWVQFLREDALRFLDINSLLELPSEEQGTQYNSQDSLSAALSEPKNNQHPPKPGPTDIQSCNVSDPGKPDLSTPALEVEPPTGSCADGRDPSPSDTQEALALSQNTSNDWNHVAEASDAREALQTTEFKADDQNDLSSAAGTLKPLTFAQSDQSDQEDFSNEGNISASLLGPSSSSHPQDLSEEGAASLPIRPRESPQKEDQTSSGLSLTPSQTLLSQILIYNEAQKQKVFATTVFDCGVCYTGWLGSDCVKLPECGHIFCQGCLAKFCRVQITEGNVRSVTCPEADCTATPTPAQVRHLVGEELFSRYDRLLLQSTLDSMADVVYCPRRTCGSAVIRDKSSNAALCFVCNFAFCVTCRKTYHGTYDCQAKKNMKMQEALQGNLHLPQSKEGLEALWHDYANGSKQRRRLLESRYGRSVLQGTLEDCLSEDWIVSNSKHCPHCFCKIEKNGGCNVMSCSQCGQRFCWACLTRLGSGRVSNHFAECPPCQSYY from the exons ATGAGCGCGGacagagaggagcaggaagaCGAACTGCTCGCGCTCCAAAGTATCTTTGATTCGGAGGAGTTCGTCCGAGATGAGTCGAAGTGTGCCGGAGAAATCCGAGTGTGTGTCGAGCTGCCTGCGGGCTTCACTGTAACTCTGAAAGAAG gTGAATCACTGAGGAGGTATGACATTTCATTCCTTCCACCTCTGcttctgacctttgacctccccGAGGACTACCCATcgtcctcccctccctccttcaccCTCACTTGCAGctggctgacacacacacag CTCTCTGCACTGAGTGCTCAGCTCACTGATCTCTACCAGGCCACCAGAGGCACTGTGGTGCTCTTCTCTTGGGTACAGTTTCTTAGAGAAGATGCcctcaggtttttggacatcaATTCTCTGCTGGAGCTCCCCTCTGAAGAACAAGGCACCCAGTACAATAGCCAGGACTCCTTAAGTGCTGCACTCTCAGAGCCAAAGAATAATCAACACCCTCCAAAGCCAGGACCAACAGATATCCAGAGCTGTAATGTCTCAGATCCAGGTAAACCAGACCTCTCTACTCCAGCTTTGGAAGTTGAACCTCCAACAGGGAGTTGTGCTGATGGCCGAGACCCTTCACCctcagacacacaggaagcttTGGCTTTGAGTCAAAACACCTCTAATGATTGGAACCATGTTGCAGAAGCCTCAGATGCAAGGGAGGCCCTTCAAACCACAGAATTTAAGGCTGACGATCAGAATGATCTGTCCTCAGCAGCAGGCACACTGAAGCCTCTTACATTTGCTCAGTCTGATCAAAGTGACCAGGAAGATTTCTCAAATGAAGGAAACATTTCAGCCTCATTATTGGGTCCTTCTAGCTCCTCACACCCACAGGATCTAAGTGAAGAAGGAGCTGCTTCTCTGCCCATCCGCCCCAGAGAATCCCCCCAGAAAGAAGACCAAACATCCTCTGGTCTCTCCCTGACTCCGTCACAAACTCTCCTGTCCCAGATCTTGATCTATAATGAGGCCCAGAAACAGAAAGTTTTTGCCACCACGGTGTTTGACTGTGGCGTGTGCTATACGGGCTGGCTCGGTTCGGACTGTGTGAAGTTGCCGGAGTGTGGCCACATCTTCTGTCAGGGCTGTCTTGCAAAGTTCTGCAGGGTCCAGATAACAGAGGGGAACGTCCGGAGTGTCACCTGTCCTGAGGCAGACTGCACTGCCACTCCTACACCTGCACAG GTGAGGCATCTGGTCGGGGAGGAGCTGTTCAGCCGCTATGATCGTCTCCTGCTACAGTCAACTCTGGACAGCATGGCTG ATGTGGTGTACTGTCCTCGGCGTACCTGTGGTTCAGCCGTCATTCGAGATAAGTCCAGCAATGCTGCACTGTGCTTTGTGTGCAACTTTGCCTTCTGTGTCACCTGCAGGAAGACCTACCATGGGACATATGACTGTCAggcaaagaaaaacatgaaaatgcagGAGGCACTGCAAGGCAATTTACACCTGCCACAGTCAAAAG AGGGTTTGGAAGCTCTGTGGCATGACTATGCCAATGGCAGTAAGCAGAGGAGGCGCCTCCTGGAAAGCAGATACGGCCGTAGTGTACTGCAGGGCACTTTGGAGGACTGCCTAAGTGAAGACTGGATCGTCTCCAATAGCAAGCACTGTCCTCATTGCTTCTGCAAAATAGAG AAGAACGGAGGATGTAACGTGATGTCGTGCTCTCAGTGTGGACAGCGATTCTGTTGGGCTTGCCTCACCAGACTGGGATCAGGTCGTGTAAGCAACCACTTTGCTGAATGTCCCCCCTGTCAGTCCTACTACTAA